One genomic region from Pseudomonadota bacterium encodes:
- the hrcA gene encoding heat-inducible transcriptional repressor HrcA: protein MSDSPAGISERAQQMLRALIDHYVRDGQPVGSRTLARDAGLKLSPATIRNVMADLEELGFVTSPHTSAGRIPTVQGYRFFVDTLLSVQPLDSGALERMRAELKMNQSPKDLVESASSLLSGITRLAGVVTLPKHDHPLFKRVEFLPLSDRRVLAILVTGADEVQNRVLKTERECSAAELQQASNYLNELFTGKDLSEVRATLLREMQETRSSMNSMMHTAMQMADQVLEKNRDEDLVMAGQTNLMEFRELCDIDKLRRLFDAFNRKRDILHLLDQCVHGEGIQIFIGDESGYQMLDECSMVTAPYSVNGRVLGVLGVIGPTRMAYDRVIPIVDATARLLGAALNSKE from the coding sequence ATGAGCGATTCACCTGCAGGAATTTCCGAGCGTGCGCAGCAGATGCTGCGGGCATTGATCGATCACTATGTCCGTGACGGTCAGCCGGTCGGCTCGCGTACGCTGGCGCGCGATGCCGGTCTGAAGCTGTCGCCGGCGACCATACGCAACGTGATGGCGGACCTGGAGGAGCTGGGCTTCGTGACCTCCCCGCATACCTCGGCCGGTCGCATTCCCACGGTGCAGGGCTACCGTTTCTTCGTCGACACGCTGCTGTCGGTGCAGCCGCTGGATTCCGGCGCGCTGGAGCGCATGCGCGCCGAACTGAAGATGAATCAGTCACCCAAGGACCTCGTGGAGTCGGCCTCCAGCCTGCTCTCGGGCATCACCCGCCTGGCCGGGGTGGTGACGCTGCCCAAGCACGATCATCCGCTCTTCAAGCGCGTCGAATTTCTGCCGCTTTCCGACCGCCGGGTACTCGCCATCCTGGTGACCGGGGCGGACGAGGTGCAGAACCGCGTGCTCAAGACCGAGCGGGAGTGCAGTGCGGCGGAGCTGCAGCAGGCCTCGAACTATCTCAACGAGCTGTTTACCGGCAAGGATCTCTCCGAAGTGCGCGCTACCCTGCTGCGCGAGATGCAGGAAACGCGATCCAGCATGAACTCCATGATGCATACCGCAATGCAGATGGCCGACCAGGTGCTGGAGAAGAACCGCGACGAGGATCTCGTCATGGCCGGCCAGACCAATCTGATGGAATTTCGCGAATTGTGCGATATCGACAAGCTGCGCCGGTTATTCGACGCCTTCAACCGCAAGCGCGACATCCTGCACCTGCTCGACCAGTGCGTACACGGCGAGGGGATCCAGATCTTCATCGGCGACGAATCCGGTTACCAGATGCTCGACGAATGCAGCATGGTGACCGCGCCCTACAGCGTCAACGGCCGCGTACTCGGTGTGCTCGGTGTGATCGGTCCCACCCGCATGGCCTACGACCGGGTCATCCCCATCGTCGACGCCACGGCGCGCCTGCTGGGCGCTGCCTTGAATAGCAAGGAATAA